CAGCAGTGAGATCAATAACATCTTTCTTAACATCCTGAATCTGCTCATCCAGGCCACGGATATCATCTCTATCAATAGTCTGAGCATGCCCAGTACTGGCCAACAGAAAGAAAAGTACAATCTGAAGAATTCTGAACATGTGGCCTACCTCCGACCCAACCCTAAACTATCAATTCCTGTCAGATAATCTGGAACAGGACCGCAATAAACCCAGGCACAACAGAGCCTTGAGCTGCGGCATTGTATTGAATAGAGGGTTAATCAGATGTGAGGAAATTCAAATCTCACAAAAACTCAAAGAATGGATAAATTTTGAAAAAAGCACTTCCAGCAAATAAAAGAGATCTACAGCACAAAAGAAATGAGACGCACTTCACTTGCGATCAAGAAAGCTCTCCGCTTTGGCTCTCTGGCCTACCGATCACAAAGAACATGCAAACAATCAAACCAACCAAGGCTAGGTAAGCATTTACTGTAAAAGCTCTATCTATACCCGAAGGTATATCTGGAGCGAAGGCAATGATTGTAGCATTCATACCCAAACCAACCGCACCGCCACCAATTTTAAACATATAGAGGATAGCGCCTGCCAAGCTGGCACGGTGAGGTTCCACCACCGTAATACCCGCAGTCGTACTGGATGGATTGAACAGCCCAATACCCACTCCCAACACGACCAAGCCCGGACACATATCCAGAAAACCCGTGTCCGAAGTCAGGTTCGAAAGCATGAACATTCCAACACTCATCCCCAAAATACCTAATGAGACGAGTAATTTTGGTCCAGCTAGCTCATAGAGGCGGCCGGAGATAATAGCAACCAGCCCCGATATAACCATTAAAGGGACCAAAGATAAACCGGCCTGAAATGCTGAGTAACCACGAAAATTCGCCAAAAATTGGGGGACATAGAGAATTGCCGATAGGAATACTACGGAGATTAGAAGTGTCGTAACACCTACCGCTAGGAACTTCCGGTTCTTTGCAATATCAGGGGGAATCAGGGCATCTTTACCAACTCGATACTCCACGATTGTAAACAGGCAGAGCAACACCAGGAACACAACGATCAGGCTGATAACCACAGGATGCTTGAAACCAATTTCCGCGGAGACATCCAGTGCAAAAAGCAAACAAAATAGCGAGGTGCACAGTAGTAGCACACCGAAGAAGTCTATTTTTTCCTCAGTGTCACGAGGTTTATCGGGGGGTACTGCCCACCAGCAAGCCAGCATTGTTGCCAGAGTGAGGAGAATATTAACGAAGAAAATCCATCGCCAACTGAAAAAATCTGCGAGCACCCCACCCAAAACTGGTCCAGCTGCATTCGCTAACCCACAGGTGGCCATCAGGATACCACCCGC
This DNA window, taken from Microbulbifer sp. MKSA007, encodes the following:
- a CDS encoding MFS transporter, whose amino-acid sequence is MAKQSGKITRDQYLGLAALVLAAFLISNDYTAFAPALPAIEREFNADITSSQWIINGYALVFGVFIITGGRLADIYGRRRVFMIGAGIFVFFAVLGGLAMDMWMLLISRALMGVGAALMWPSTLAMTFNLLTYERSGLAGGILMATCGLANAAGPVLGGVLADFFSWRWIFFVNILLTLATMLACWWAVPPDKPRDTEEKIDFFGVLLLCTSLFCLLFALDVSAEIGFKHPVVISLIVVFLVLLCLFTIVEYRVGKDALIPPDIAKNRKFLAVGVTTLLISVVFLSAILYVPQFLANFRGYSAFQAGLSLVPLMVISGLVAIISGRLYELAGPKLLVSLGILGMSVGMFMLSNLTSDTGFLDMCPGLVVLGVGIGLFNPSSTTAGITVVEPHRASLAGAILYMFKIGGGAVGLGMNATIIAFAPDIPSGIDRAFTVNAYLALVGLIVCMFFVIGRPESQSGELS